The sequence TGGAAGATCAGATCGTCGGGCACGATTTCGGCGCGGAGGATGTCGCGGCCGTGATAGATGTCGCGCAGGAACATGTTGAGCGCGCGCACGCGCTGCTTCAGGCCCTTCTCCAGCAGTGCCCATTCCTTGCCGGACATGATCCTGGGGATCACGTCGAACGGGATCAGGCGCTCGGTGGACTCGGAATCGCCGTAGACTGCAAAGGTGATGCCGATCCGCCGAAACAGGAGCTCGGCTTCCTGGCGGCGATATTCGAGCGCCTCGGGAGGCGTCTCCTTGAGCCAGCGTGCCAGCTCCTGATAGGCGGGGCGAAGGTCCCCGCCGGGAATATTCATTTCATCAAACGCGACTGCCATAGATCCCGACTGTTCTCCGTGGCCATGCGTCAACAGTGCATGACTTTCATGTGGTAGCAAGGGCTGGGCCAGCGCGATAAGCATGGACTGGCAGGATTTACCGGGGATGGCAGGCAGCTTGCCTGAAAAAATGGCTGAGGACTGCTTATTTCGGCAGCAAAACCGCGTGACTTCAACGCGTTACCTCGGCAAAGTCGGCGCATAGGTGAGGGACTTAAGGCATGAGCGAGATCGTCACGGCGGGCATTCTGGTCATTGGGGACGAAATCCTGTCCGGCCGGACCAAGGACAAGAATATCGGCTTCATCGCCGAGTACCTGACCAATATCGGCATTGACCTCAAGGAAGTCCGGGTCGTTTCCGACGACGAGCCCGACATCATCGCCGCGCTGGATGCACTGCGGCATCGCTACACCTACGTCTTCACCACCGGCGGCATCGGGCCGACCCATGACGACATCACCGCCGACAGCGTCGCCAAGGCCTTTGGCGTCGGCATCGACCATCATCCCGAGGTGGTCGCCCGCTTCCGCGAGCGCTGGAGCGAGCAGGATCTCAACGAGGCCCGCCTGCGCATGGCCCGCATCCCCGACGGCGCCGAGCTGATCCAGAGCGCGACCATCCTCGCGCCCGGCTTCAAGATCGGCAATGTCATCGTGATGGCGGGTGTGCCCTCGATCATGCAGGCGATGATGGACATCGTCTCGCCCAAGCTGAAATCGGGCGTGCGCATGCTGTCCGAATCGGTTCGTGCCAATGCGCGGGAGGGCGACATC is a genomic window of Bradyrhizobium sp. CB1717 containing:
- a CDS encoding molybdopterin-binding protein encodes the protein MSEIVTAGILVIGDEILSGRTKDKNIGFIAEYLTNIGIDLKEVRVVSDDEPDIIAALDALRHRYTYVFTTGGIGPTHDDITADSVAKAFGVGIDHHPEVVARFRERWSEQDLNEARLRMARIPDGAELIQSATILAPGFKIGNVIVMAGVPSIMQAMMDIVSPKLKSGVRMLSESVRANAREGDIGSPLRAIAAAHPDTIIGSYPFMDEEQKPNTNLVVRSRDADKLAAAMAAVKDMLAGLNITR